Proteins found in one Rhodobacteraceae bacterium D3-12 genomic segment:
- a CDS encoding putative sulfate exporter family transporter, translated as MRAFEILPGFVLSAAIGLLAVLAAEIEKAIFGAIWLEPLVLAILIGAVFRTLRQPHKRFLAGIAFSSKVLLEIAIVLLGAAVSAQTLMAVEPTLLTGIVAIVILVVPGSYFLGRLMGLPARMALLIACGNGICGNSAIAAVAPVINANSDDISASITFTAVLGVFVVLGLPLIGHLAELQALQYGVLSGMTVYAVPQVLAAAAPMGAAAVQIGTLVKLVRVLMLGPITTVLAILASRLPDEGRSVGTSSTRKHGFVPPLFIFGFLGMIGLRSIDAIPQGILPIISMGATVLTIIAMAAFGLNVDARSVLNAGTRVIATVLLSLALLIGLGLGMIALLVP; from the coding sequence ATGCGTGCTTTCGAGATCCTACCAGGGTTTGTGCTGAGCGCGGCCATCGGGCTGCTGGCGGTACTTGCCGCAGAAATAGAGAAAGCGATCTTTGGCGCGATATGGTTGGAGCCATTGGTTCTAGCGATACTGATCGGCGCTGTCTTTCGAACGCTCAGGCAACCGCATAAGCGCTTCCTTGCTGGTATAGCGTTTTCGTCAAAAGTGCTGCTAGAGATTGCAATAGTTCTGCTTGGCGCCGCTGTAAGCGCTCAGACCTTGATGGCCGTAGAGCCGACGCTGCTTACTGGCATCGTTGCGATCGTGATTCTGGTTGTGCCTGGGTCATATTTTCTAGGTCGATTGATGGGCTTGCCGGCACGAATGGCGTTGCTGATTGCTTGCGGAAACGGGATTTGCGGCAACTCTGCCATTGCAGCCGTTGCCCCGGTAATCAATGCAAATAGCGACGACATCAGCGCCTCGATAACCTTCACTGCTGTGCTTGGCGTGTTCGTCGTATTGGGTTTACCTCTGATTGGACATCTCGCGGAGCTGCAAGCGCTGCAATACGGTGTCCTGTCCGGAATGACAGTTTATGCCGTGCCCCAAGTCCTTGCCGCTGCGGCCCCTATGGGGGCGGCTGCGGTGCAGATTGGAACGCTCGTGAAGCTCGTTCGCGTGCTTATGCTGGGGCCGATAACGACTGTGTTGGCTATACTCGCCTCCCGCTTGCCTGACGAAGGTCGGTCCGTTGGAACGTCGAGCACTAGAAAGCATGGTTTTGTGCCACCACTCTTCATCTTTGGCTTTCTTGGAATGATCGGGTTGAGATCCATCGACGCCATTCCGCAAGGAATCCTCCCCATAATATCGATGGGTGCAACTGTGTTGACCATTATTGCAATGGCGGCCTTTGGGTTGAACGTGGATGCACGCTCGGTATTGAACGCCGGAACGCGGGTAATCGCAACGGTTCTGTTATCTCTAGCGCTTTTGATTGGGTTGGGATTAGGAATGATCGCGCTTTTAGTGCCTTAA
- a CDS encoding LysR family transcriptional regulator yields MTPEQLRVFVAVAEMEHMTRAARSLNMTQSTASASISALEARHQVTLFNRIGRGIVLTEEGRDFLPEARAVLARLSEAEAMLLETRDLIRGHIRLIASQTIAGYWLPEKIAAFRKRFPGIKITLGIGNTQEAMHEVLQGTLDLALVEGEVSDPRLVKQQIGEDKLCLVYAPNGNEHFSRNALDQANWVLREPGSGTRSSADAALNKLDFHLPKREVGLVLPSNEAVMSAVEAGAGVTILSAFVVERSLMIGTLREYDLELPPRPFYALFHRDHRMSRATKAFFDIF; encoded by the coding sequence ATGACCCCTGAGCAACTTCGTGTATTCGTCGCAGTGGCTGAAATGGAACATATGACACGTGCAGCCCGGTCTCTGAACATGACCCAATCTACGGCTTCGGCGTCAATCTCGGCCTTGGAGGCACGCCATCAAGTTACCCTTTTTAATCGGATCGGAAGGGGGATCGTCTTAACCGAAGAGGGACGTGACTTTTTGCCCGAAGCACGCGCAGTTCTGGCGCGGTTGAGCGAAGCTGAAGCAATGCTGCTTGAAACGCGCGATTTGATCCGAGGCCATATTCGGCTAATCGCGAGTCAGACGATTGCAGGATACTGGCTGCCCGAGAAAATCGCGGCGTTTCGCAAGCGGTTTCCGGGGATCAAGATTACCCTTGGAATAGGCAACACTCAGGAAGCAATGCACGAAGTTCTACAGGGGACATTGGATTTGGCGTTGGTCGAAGGAGAGGTTTCTGATCCACGGCTTGTCAAGCAGCAGATTGGGGAAGACAAATTATGTCTGGTTTACGCTCCTAATGGGAACGAGCACTTTTCAAGAAATGCTTTGGACCAAGCCAATTGGGTTCTACGTGAACCGGGGTCTGGCACGCGTTCCAGCGCGGACGCAGCGCTAAATAAGCTGGATTTCCACTTACCCAAGCGTGAGGTTGGCCTTGTCTTGCCGTCAAACGAAGCGGTGATGTCCGCGGTAGAAGCCGGGGCCGGGGTAACCATCCTTTCCGCTTTTGTCGTGGAGAGGTCACTTATGATCGGAACCTTGCGTGAATACGACTTGGAGCTCCCTCCTCGGCCTTTTTATGCTTTGTTTCATCGTGATCATCGGATGAGCCGGGCAACGAAGGCATTTTTTGACATTTTTTGA
- a CDS encoding LysR family transcriptional regulator has product MIEHLRHMAIFARVVDEGSFRAAAKSVGLAPSRISETVSDLEDFLGVTLLYRTTRKIALTNEGRMFYARAAEMLRSAESGLNELNALSLEPVGALRVSMPAYMSSSALATAIAEFVRSHPQVAMSLTFTDGRMDLLEDGYDVNIRVGWLDDSSMMSRKLGESARALVVGADYAATRPRPSHPSEMEDWDWLRYKHRSDYTALTGPGGETVKVLGQARLEVDSIDALYHFTSQNLGATVLPEHLAARGEAEGRLVRLLPDWQLIPLGIFAVWPDTSRRESLTRMFVRFVANWQASAAPQSKRI; this is encoded by the coding sequence ATGATTGAGCATCTGCGCCACATGGCGATCTTTGCACGGGTCGTCGACGAGGGGTCGTTCCGGGCCGCGGCCAAATCCGTGGGCCTCGCACCGTCCCGTATCAGCGAGACGGTGTCGGACCTAGAAGATTTCTTGGGCGTGACCCTGCTCTATCGCACGACCCGTAAGATCGCCCTGACCAACGAGGGGCGTATGTTCTATGCCCGCGCGGCAGAGATGTTGCGCAGCGCCGAAAGCGGGTTGAACGAATTGAACGCCCTGTCATTGGAGCCGGTGGGGGCGCTGCGTGTGTCCATGCCAGCCTATATGTCCTCCTCGGCGCTAGCCACCGCCATCGCGGAATTCGTGCGCAGCCACCCACAGGTCGCCATGTCGCTGACATTTACAGACGGGCGCATGGATCTGCTGGAAGACGGTTATGACGTGAACATCCGCGTCGGGTGGTTGGACGACAGCTCGATGATGTCGCGCAAGTTGGGCGAAAGCGCGCGCGCTCTGGTGGTGGGGGCGGATTATGCCGCCACGCGCCCGCGCCCGTCCCATCCGTCAGAGATGGAGGATTGGGACTGGCTGCGCTACAAGCACCGTTCAGATTATACCGCACTGACCGGTCCGGGGGGCGAGACGGTCAAGGTGCTGGGTCAGGCCCGGCTCGAAGTCGATAGCATTGACGCACTCTATCACTTCACCTCTCAGAACCTTGGCGCGACGGTGCTACCCGAACACCTTGCCGCACGGGGTGAGGCCGAAGGCCGGCTGGTGCGCCTTCTCCCGGATTGGCAACTGATCCCACTGGGCATTTTTGCGGTCTGGCCAGACACTTCAAGACGCGAGAGTCTGACGCGGATGTTCGTTCGCTTTGTCGCCAACTGGCAGGCAAGTGCAGCGCCCCAATCAAAGCGCATTTGA
- a CDS encoding DUF2218 domain-containing protein — protein MNASTFFETENAERYLGTLCKHFGQKVPVSFEPGAGHIELPFGQCDLRADTAGLSLTATAADAPALDKTIQVITNHLERFAFRENPDLNWSRTEPTGA, from the coding sequence ATGAACGCGAGCACTTTCTTCGAGACGGAAAACGCCGAACGCTATCTCGGCACGCTGTGCAAGCATTTCGGCCAAAAGGTTCCGGTCTCTTTCGAGCCCGGCGCGGGCCACATCGAGCTGCCTTTTGGACAGTGCGACCTGCGCGCCGACACTGCTGGCCTGAGCCTGACCGCCACCGCCGCTGACGCGCCCGCTCTCGACAAGACGATCCAGGTGATCACCAATCACCTCGAACGGTTCGCATTCCGCGAAAACCCGGACCTGAACTGGAGCCGGACCGAACCCACCGGGGCCTGA